The proteins below come from a single Methanomassiliicoccus sp. genomic window:
- a CDS encoding 4-demethylwyosine synthase TYW1, producing MTDDMNRAREKQQYKMHGGHAAVKLCHWMQQSLLKGRPCYKEEFYGIRSHRCLQMTPVVNQCSHNCLFCWRVQGFEGKVERWSEPEAMLDACIEEQRKLVSGFGGDQRCSREMWKEAREPKQVAISLSGEPTLYPYLGDLIELCHRRGMTTFLVTNGTYPEVLEKLHPLPTQLYVTVAAPNVEVYKRLCVPRQPDGWERLMRTLELFPSLDTRTVVRHTLVKGWNMGWEDEYARLDSIADPMFIEPKGYVFVGDSRRRMHMDNMPSHADIVEFSRRLGERLGMDILKERKDSRVLVQGRDESRLRIPGL from the coding sequence ATGACCGACGACATGAACCGGGCGCGAGAGAAGCAGCAGTATAAGATGCACGGCGGACACGCTGCGGTGAAGCTCTGCCACTGGATGCAGCAATCCCTCCTTAAGGGCCGCCCTTGCTACAAGGAGGAGTTCTACGGCATCCGTTCCCACCGCTGCCTGCAGATGACCCCCGTGGTGAACCAGTGCAGCCACAATTGCCTGTTCTGCTGGCGGGTGCAGGGTTTCGAGGGCAAGGTGGAGAGATGGAGCGAGCCCGAGGCCATGCTCGACGCGTGCATCGAGGAGCAGCGGAAGCTGGTCTCCGGCTTCGGGGGCGACCAGCGCTGCTCCCGGGAGATGTGGAAGGAGGCCAGGGAGCCGAAGCAGGTGGCCATATCCCTCTCCGGGGAGCCTACCCTCTACCCATATCTCGGCGATCTCATCGAGCTGTGCCACCGCCGAGGGATGACCACCTTCCTGGTCACCAACGGGACCTACCCGGAGGTCCTGGAGAAACTGCATCCTTTACCCACACAGCTGTACGTGACCGTGGCCGCCCCCAACGTCGAAGTGTACAAGCGCCTGTGCGTACCCCGGCAGCCGGACGGCTGGGAGCGTTTGATGAGGACCCTGGAGCTGTTCCCTTCCCTGGACACCAGGACGGTGGTCAGGCATACCCTGGTCAAGGGATGGAACATGGGCTGGGAGGATGAATATGCCCGCCTGGACTCCATCGCCGATCCAATGTTCATTGAGCCCAAGGGCTACGTCTTCGTGGGGGACTCCCGCCGACGCATGCACATGGACAATATGCCCTCTCATGCCGACATAGTGGAGTTCTCCCGCCGCCTGGGGGAGCGGTTGGGCATGGACATACTGAAGGAGAGGAAGGACAGCAGGGTCCTGGTCCAGGGTAGGGACGAGAGCCGCCTGCGTATACCTGGACTATGA
- a CDS encoding beta-CASP ribonuclease aCPSF1 has product MSADRVLEDAKEQIRKIAPSDVNITAIEFEGPVVVIYTQDMEKFASNNDIVRQLAQGLRRRVAIRPDPGMLADPEVVEKRIREIIPEDAQITDIYFEDDTGEVTIEAIAPGLVIGKHGSILNEIKKEVGWAPKVVRAPPLPSKTVSDIRNYLRQISDDRKTFLKKVGRRLARPRIEGESWVRMTALGGYREVGRSATLLSTRESKVLIDCGVDPSDKEGATPYFNAPEIQPLENLDAIVITHAHLDHCALLPALFKYGYDGPIYCTPPTRDLMSLMQLDYIKVSFGEGKKAPYDSSHVREMVAHCIPLKYGETTDIAPDIRLTFQNAGHILGSAVCHFHIGDGLYNIAFTGDMKFERTWLFNPTANKFPRLETLVIESTYGGYRDIQPSRVEAGNALKEIVERTMKNGGKAIIPVFAVGRSQEVMLVLEEMMRTSKLPNVPVYLDGMIWEATAIHTAYPEYLNSQLRTQIFQMGQNPFLSPIFKRVETSEMRERICHDVEPCIVLATGGMMNGGPVLEYLKAWADEPKNSLIFVGYQAEGTLGNKIQKGWSELQLSERGKPISVKIKLNVEVAEGFSGHSDRRQLMSYIASLDPKPERIIIGHGDEHKCSDLASSIYKKFNVETRAPMNLETIRMK; this is encoded by the coding sequence ATGAGCGCTGATAGAGTTTTAGAGGATGCAAAGGAACAGATACGGAAGATCGCTCCTTCCGACGTGAACATCACGGCCATCGAGTTCGAGGGGCCTGTGGTAGTGATATATACCCAGGACATGGAGAAGTTCGCCTCCAACAATGATATCGTTAGGCAGCTAGCCCAGGGCCTGAGGCGAAGGGTAGCCATTCGCCCTGACCCAGGAATGCTGGCCGATCCCGAGGTGGTGGAGAAGCGGATCCGGGAGATCATCCCCGAGGATGCGCAGATCACCGATATCTACTTCGAGGACGACACGGGGGAGGTCACCATCGAGGCCATCGCCCCCGGATTGGTCATAGGCAAGCATGGCAGCATCCTCAACGAGATCAAGAAGGAAGTGGGGTGGGCCCCCAAGGTGGTGCGCGCCCCGCCCCTGCCGTCGAAGACGGTCTCGGACATCCGCAACTATCTGCGGCAGATATCGGATGATCGCAAGACCTTCCTGAAGAAAGTGGGAAGGCGATTGGCCCGGCCCCGGATAGAGGGCGAGTCGTGGGTCAGGATGACCGCCCTGGGCGGTTACCGTGAGGTCGGTAGGAGCGCCACCCTGTTGAGCACCAGGGAGAGCAAGGTCCTTATCGACTGTGGCGTGGACCCCTCGGACAAGGAAGGGGCCACTCCCTACTTCAACGCCCCCGAGATACAGCCGCTGGAAAATCTGGACGCCATCGTCATCACCCATGCTCACCTGGACCACTGCGCCCTGCTGCCGGCACTGTTCAAGTACGGTTATGACGGCCCCATATACTGCACTCCTCCGACCCGGGACCTTATGTCGCTCATGCAGCTGGACTACATCAAGGTCTCCTTCGGAGAAGGGAAGAAAGCACCCTATGATTCTTCGCACGTGCGGGAGATGGTCGCCCACTGCATCCCCCTCAAGTACGGTGAGACCACGGACATCGCTCCGGACATCAGGCTGACGTTCCAGAACGCTGGCCACATCCTTGGCTCCGCGGTGTGCCACTTCCACATCGGCGACGGGCTGTACAACATCGCGTTCACCGGGGACATGAAGTTCGAGCGGACCTGGCTCTTCAACCCCACGGCCAACAAGTTCCCCCGCCTGGAGACGTTGGTGATCGAGTCCACGTACGGAGGCTACCGTGACATTCAGCCCTCGAGGGTGGAGGCGGGAAATGCTCTGAAGGAAATAGTGGAGCGGACCATGAAGAACGGAGGCAAGGCCATCATACCAGTGTTCGCGGTCGGCCGTTCACAAGAGGTCATGCTCGTGCTGGAGGAGATGATGCGGACCAGCAAGTTGCCCAACGTGCCGGTGTACCTTGACGGCATGATATGGGAGGCTACCGCCATCCATACTGCCTATCCGGAGTACCTCAACTCCCAGCTCCGCACCCAGATCTTCCAGATGGGGCAGAACCCCTTCCTCTCGCCCATATTCAAGAGGGTGGAGACCTCGGAGATGAGGGAGCGCATATGCCATGACGTCGAGCCCTGCATTGTGCTGGCAACTGGAGGCATGATGAACGGCGGACCTGTCCTGGAGTACCTCAAGGCGTGGGCGGATGAGCCCAAGAACTCGCTCATATTCGTCGGGTACCAGGCCGAAGGGACGCTCGGGAACAAGATCCAGAAGGGGTGGAGCGAGCTACAGCTCAGCGAGCGGGGGAAGCCCATCAGCGTAAAGATCAAGCTCAACGTGGAGGTCGCCGAGGGATTCTCCGGTCACTCCGACCGGAGGCAGCTGATGTCCTACATCGCCTCCCTGGACCCCAAGCCGGAGAGGATCATCATCGGGCATGGCGACGAGCACAAATGCTCTGACCTGGCATCCTCCATCTACAAGAAGTTCAACGTGGAGACCCGGGCGCCCATGAACCTCGAGACCATCCGCATGAAGTGA
- a CDS encoding FtsX-like permease family protein encodes MAAIVAIVLMAVALVTLPLTYAVLAIIGLITLFVLIDAFGNRILLTMSVRNVIRRPSTTALVLGGLMVGTAIISASLVVGDTLDNMIVGEVVQSYGDIDFTVSGTGAGANSTGSYHLSEVTALRDSVHGLGSVDGAEWVLQMTMNIKDAVSNLSSPNIEVMGLTDEGLRDLGGLVALDGDIIRTVPSGGQAYVSPDLANKLDISDGHDMLLVHDQFHIMIVNAVLVRDSGLAGLGSDVFLSLGDLQTLGDQEGMVSTLLVSLDEEGRHHVEDARTDLNATLVMQPELNLEISGDRDRAITDGRSAVSMFISLFFVFGSFSIIAGIALIINIFTMLGEERKGEMGTARAVGMKRGHLQKLFTYEGWIYASIASIIGTMAGLVLAFVLIHAATAVIDIGGLQISRYFTFTPLSLVLAYLAGFTLTLITVYLVTFRISKLNIVRAVRNIPEPPRLRDDKGLLRLGLLILAVGVVIMLVGMNRENLAAAQSGLSLATMSTGLLLRKYAGDRIAWTVAGLATLFVWLPKGFEIFPYTGNIEMFVIAGVFMVVSLLTVVMFNSDIIIRIFTRLVPAKGGYGAVTMTAISYPLRAKMRTALSIFIFGLVIFTITTLSMISGMLGVGIPKIIDQTSGGFDVLAFSGVPVDMWDGINSTDELVDKANVTNIVQLSMALPRVTIERVDPVTNTSDELDLFYSVIGVNERLYTEGHYPLKEWDHDRYASEAEVWNAVLTDPSLAIVDGSAGEVESQYGMGFGSRNLAGVRVNDAVEMTDGSGQNVTVTVVGIMKQSSFNGIFMDQRFVREELGVEGTNLFLIQLAADADAEKQAVLLQNQFWQYGVSTIPLKSLAQQVVSQIDGIFNLIKAFLALGLIIGITGLGIITIRSIRERTIEIGMMRAIGYTRRMVVTNFALESAFVAVLGIGIGTLLGIIVGYQLWESGFRDMEFDFIIAWGPILLVGGLAFVATLLSVYPAARGASKVSPAEVLRFE; translated from the coding sequence TTGGCGGCCATAGTGGCCATCGTCCTTATGGCCGTCGCCCTGGTCACGCTCCCTCTGACCTATGCGGTTCTAGCCATCATCGGCCTCATCACGCTCTTCGTGCTCATTGACGCCTTCGGAAACCGCATCCTCCTGACGATGTCCGTGCGCAATGTCATCAGGAGACCATCCACCACCGCCCTGGTGCTGGGCGGTCTGATGGTAGGGACAGCGATAATCTCCGCCTCTCTGGTCGTCGGAGACACCCTGGACAACATGATCGTGGGCGAGGTCGTTCAGAGCTATGGCGACATCGATTTCACCGTCAGTGGTACGGGGGCAGGTGCCAACAGTACCGGATCGTACCACCTCTCCGAGGTCACCGCTCTCAGGGACTCGGTCCACGGTCTGGGATCGGTGGACGGGGCGGAATGGGTCCTCCAAATGACGATGAACATCAAGGATGCCGTCTCCAATTTATCATCGCCCAACATCGAGGTCATGGGGTTGACGGACGAGGGCCTGCGTGATCTGGGGGGCCTGGTTGCCCTGGATGGCGATATCATCCGCACGGTCCCCTCTGGAGGTCAAGCCTACGTGTCGCCTGACCTCGCGAACAAGTTGGACATCAGTGATGGCCACGACATGCTGCTGGTCCATGACCAATTCCACATCATGATAGTTAATGCCGTCCTGGTACGGGACTCGGGGCTCGCCGGGCTGGGCTCCGATGTGTTCCTCAGTCTCGGGGACCTGCAAACCCTCGGTGACCAGGAGGGGATGGTCAGTACCCTATTGGTGTCCCTCGACGAGGAGGGTCGCCACCATGTGGAGGATGCCCGTACGGACCTGAACGCCACCCTCGTCATGCAGCCGGAACTGAACCTGGAGATCAGCGGGGACCGCGATCGGGCCATCACCGATGGACGGTCGGCGGTGTCCATGTTCATCTCCCTGTTCTTCGTTTTCGGGTCGTTCTCGATAATCGCGGGAATAGCGCTCATCATAAACATCTTCACGATGCTGGGGGAGGAGAGGAAGGGTGAGATGGGAACGGCCCGGGCGGTGGGCATGAAGCGCGGGCACCTGCAGAAGCTGTTCACCTACGAGGGGTGGATCTATGCTTCCATAGCCTCGATCATAGGCACGATGGCCGGCCTGGTCCTGGCATTCGTCCTCATACACGCGGCCACGGCCGTCATCGACATAGGCGGATTGCAGATCAGCAGGTACTTCACCTTCACACCTCTGTCCCTCGTCCTCGCCTACCTGGCCGGCTTCACCCTGACCCTGATCACGGTATACCTGGTCACTTTCAGGATATCGAAGCTCAACATCGTGCGCGCTGTCCGCAACATCCCCGAGCCGCCGAGGCTCAGGGATGATAAGGGCCTGCTGCGCCTCGGCCTGCTCATACTCGCCGTCGGGGTGGTCATCATGCTCGTGGGGATGAACCGCGAGAACCTGGCGGCGGCCCAGAGCGGGCTGTCCCTGGCAACGATGTCCACCGGCCTGCTCCTGCGCAAGTATGCCGGCGATCGCATCGCCTGGACCGTCGCGGGGCTGGCAACCCTGTTCGTGTGGCTTCCAAAGGGCTTTGAGATTTTCCCCTATACCGGCAACATAGAGATGTTCGTGATCGCGGGAGTGTTCATGGTGGTCTCCCTGCTCACAGTGGTCATGTTCAACTCCGACATCATCATCCGCATCTTCACCCGCCTCGTGCCCGCCAAGGGAGGCTACGGGGCGGTGACGATGACCGCCATATCTTATCCGCTGAGGGCAAAGATGCGAACCGCCCTTAGCATCTTCATCTTCGGACTGGTCATCTTCACCATTACCACCCTATCGATGATCTCGGGAATGCTGGGGGTGGGCATTCCAAAGATAATCGACCAGACCTCCGGAGGCTTCGACGTCCTCGCCTTCTCCGGTGTCCCCGTGGACATGTGGGACGGCATCAACTCCACGGATGAGCTGGTGGACAAGGCCAACGTCACCAACATCGTGCAGCTGAGCATGGCCCTACCCAGGGTCACCATCGAGCGTGTGGACCCAGTCACCAACACCTCTGACGAATTGGATCTGTTCTACAGCGTCATAGGTGTGAACGAACGTTTGTACACCGAGGGCCACTATCCCTTGAAGGAGTGGGACCACGACCGCTACGCATCGGAGGCGGAGGTCTGGAACGCGGTGCTTACAGACCCTTCCCTCGCCATCGTGGACGGGTCCGCGGGGGAGGTGGAGAGCCAGTATGGCATGGGCTTCGGCTCCCGGAACCTCGCCGGTGTGAGGGTGAACGATGCGGTGGAAATGACCGACGGGTCTGGACAGAACGTGACGGTCACAGTCGTGGGCATCATGAAGCAGAGCTCCTTCAACGGCATCTTCATGGACCAGAGATTTGTGAGGGAGGAGCTCGGCGTGGAGGGCACCAACCTCTTCCTAATCCAGCTCGCCGCAGACGCCGACGCGGAAAAGCAGGCGGTCCTGCTGCAGAACCAGTTCTGGCAGTACGGAGTGTCTACCATCCCTCTCAAGAGCCTTGCCCAGCAGGTGGTCAGCCAGATAGACGGCATATTCAACCTCATCAAGGCGTTCCTGGCCCTGGGGCTCATCATCGGGATAACCGGTCTAGGCATCATAACCATACGCTCCATAAGGGAGAGGACCATCGAGATCGGCATGATGCGCGCCATCGGCTACACCAGGAGGATGGTGGTCACCAACTTCGCCCTGGAGTCCGCCTTCGTGGCCGTCCTGGGCATCGGCATCGGAACGCTCCTGGGGATCATCGTCGGGTACCAGCTATGGGAATCGGGGTTCCGGGATATGGAGTTCGACTTCATCATCGCGTGGGGTCCGATACTTCTTGTTGGAGGCTTGGCCTTCGTGGCCACGCTTTTAAGCGTGTACCCGGCGGCCAGGGGGGCGAGCAAAGTTTCGCCGGCGGAGGTCCTGCGCTTCGAATAG
- a CDS encoding flavin reductase encodes MDRRALHELTYGMYIIGVAEDGEYNGQVSNTLFQVASEPLLLSVCINKVNRTHGMIQRSGAFTVSVLSTAAPMSLINLFGFHHGYDVEKFREVPHRSADNGAPIVLSDTLAYIEVSVISSLDAVTHTLFLGKVTDTGMLLGGEPMTYRYYRTVLKGHTPVTAPTYRPLERPPEIKG; translated from the coding sequence ATCGACCGCCGCGCCCTCCATGAGCTGACCTACGGAATGTACATCATCGGCGTTGCGGAAGATGGTGAATATAACGGGCAGGTGTCCAACACCCTGTTCCAGGTAGCATCAGAACCCCTCCTGCTGTCTGTGTGCATCAACAAGGTGAACCGCACCCACGGCATGATCCAGAGGAGCGGTGCGTTCACCGTCTCGGTCCTGAGCACGGCAGCCCCGATGTCCCTCATCAACCTGTTCGGTTTCCACCATGGCTACGATGTCGAGAAGTTCAGGGAGGTCCCGCATCGGTCAGCCGACAACGGCGCCCCCATCGTCCTCTCGGATACCCTCGCCTACATCGAGGTCTCGGTGATCTCCTCGTTGGACGCGGTCACGCACACTCTTTTCCTGGGCAAGGTCACCGATACAGGGATGCTGCTAGGAGGGGAACCGATGACGTACCGCTACTATCGGACCGTACTGAAAGGCCACACCCCGGTCACCGCACCCACCTACCGGCCGCTTGAGCGTCCACCGGAGATAAAGGGATAA
- a CDS encoding replication factor C large subunit, which produces MSEDWTELYRPKGLDEVVGNPKAVQELRAWADAWEMGRPLKKAAALIGTPGTGKTSAALALAKDYGWDVVEMNASDQRNADAIKGIALRGAMGQTFSSTGEYLSTKKGRLKLIILDEADNVSGKEDRGGIPAIVDLVRSTKQPVILIVNDWYGLTKKSSVLKSQTEQVKFSRIKSVTVRSVLRKISKDQGVRVSDRALEILADNSGGDLRSAIRDLQAVALGKEEVTDLNTTVVSPREVEKTMYTVMDDVFKSTDAQGARLRMMEVDETPETKLLWVEENLPVAYRDHLDLYRGMKAVARADTFLGRVRRRQHYGFWSYAGDLLSFGVCAAKTREVRGYIRYSFPMYLMKMSRSKSNRAIQSGISAKLGEATHQSTAQARQVLLPYFRTLFQNDKGFQLRTAIELQLEDEEVAFLLGEKLDSNAVKHLMNDIKRVLDAKEQHMERAIERPHPDAEIRTAKTEAKPQPAPSQRTLF; this is translated from the coding sequence ATGAGCGAGGATTGGACGGAGCTGTATAGGCCCAAGGGCCTCGATGAGGTCGTGGGCAACCCCAAGGCGGTTCAGGAGCTTAGGGCCTGGGCGGACGCTTGGGAGATGGGAAGGCCGCTCAAGAAGGCCGCCGCCCTCATCGGCACCCCGGGGACGGGCAAGACCAGCGCCGCCCTGGCCCTCGCCAAGGACTACGGCTGGGACGTGGTGGAGATGAACGCCTCCGACCAGCGCAACGCCGATGCCATCAAGGGAATCGCCCTCCGTGGCGCCATGGGGCAGACGTTCTCCTCCACCGGCGAGTACCTGTCCACCAAGAAGGGCCGGCTGAAGCTCATAATCCTTGATGAGGCGGACAACGTCAGCGGCAAGGAGGACCGGGGCGGCATCCCCGCCATAGTGGACCTGGTGAGGTCCACCAAGCAGCCCGTAATTCTCATCGTCAACGACTGGTACGGCCTTACCAAGAAGAGCTCGGTGCTGAAGTCCCAGACAGAGCAGGTGAAGTTCTCCCGCATCAAGAGCGTGACCGTCAGGAGCGTGCTCAGGAAGATATCCAAGGATCAGGGGGTGAGGGTATCGGACCGCGCCCTGGAGATCCTTGCGGACAACTCCGGGGGCGACCTGCGCTCGGCCATCAGGGACCTCCAGGCAGTGGCCTTGGGCAAGGAGGAGGTCACCGACCTCAATACCACGGTGGTGTCACCGAGGGAGGTGGAGAAGACCATGTACACGGTCATGGACGATGTGTTCAAGTCCACCGATGCCCAGGGAGCCCGTCTGCGGATGATGGAGGTGGACGAGACCCCTGAGACCAAGCTCCTGTGGGTGGAGGAGAACCTTCCGGTGGCGTACCGGGACCATCTTGACCTCTATCGGGGAATGAAGGCCGTCGCCCGTGCGGACACCTTCCTCGGACGGGTGCGTAGGCGTCAGCACTATGGGTTCTGGAGCTACGCCGGTGACCTGCTGTCGTTCGGCGTCTGCGCCGCCAAGACCAGGGAGGTCCGGGGCTACATCCGATACAGCTTCCCTATGTACCTGATGAAGATGTCCCGCAGCAAGAGCAATAGGGCGATACAGAGCGGCATCTCCGCCAAGCTGGGAGAGGCCACCCATCAGTCCACTGCCCAGGCTCGGCAGGTGCTGCTGCCGTACTTCAGGACGCTGTTCCAGAACGACAAGGGGTTCCAGTTGAGGACGGCCATAGAGCTGCAGCTCGAGGACGAGGAGGTCGCCTTCCTACTGGGAGAAAAGTTAGACTCCAACGCCGTGAAGCACCTGATGAACGACATAAAGAGGGTCCTGGATGCCAAGGAGCAGCATATGGAGCGGGCCATCGAGCGCCCGCACCCGGACGCGGAGATCAGGACCGCGAAGACGGAGGCAAAGCCGCAGCCCGCCCCCTCCCAGAGGACGCTGTTCTGA
- a CDS encoding fla cluster protein FlaF: MGLSISASAAIIFVASVIVFGNLLAAFDNFEQALVDARRESQDRQDGILHDRISITAVDVENRTVTLLNEGTETLSISSLDVFLNGTLSDDAIVSTSVDGSTGTNIWFPLETLVITVGSSLNDTLIRVVDANGVAAYH; this comes from the coding sequence ATGGGGCTGAGCATCTCAGCTTCTGCTGCCATCATCTTCGTCGCATCGGTCATCGTGTTCGGAAACCTCCTCGCAGCGTTCGATAATTTCGAACAGGCCCTGGTCGATGCGCGGAGAGAATCTCAGGACCGCCAGGACGGGATCCTGCATGATCGCATTTCCATTACTGCAGTGGACGTTGAAAATCGTACCGTGACCCTCCTCAATGAGGGCACCGAGACCTTGTCGATCAGTTCGTTAGATGTGTTCCTGAACGGAACGCTCAGCGATGATGCCATAGTATCGACGTCCGTGGACGGCAGCACCGGCACCAACATCTGGTTCCCGCTGGAGACCCTGGTCATCACCGTCGGCAGCAGCTTGAACGACACCCTCATCCGGGTGGTGGACGCCAATGGCGTGGCCGCCTATCACTGA
- a CDS encoding 4Fe-4S binding protein produces MIKVGFQQRFLMARMTRLPILGRAMEFVFFEEDRMIYLPKDTVAMSTRATTIEVVRPVSQTNVVLPSQVIDHFLQQSRYIFIMNHCMCRRSNHCQHYPEDLGCVFLGAGVLKISPAMGHMATVEEAMEHMRKGRERGLVHLIGRNKIDSVWLNTGPKEELLSICNCCECCCLWKMLPQLSGSISSGVMRMPGVSLTVTDRCVGCGSCVEDGTCFVGAITLREGKAVIDDGLCKGCGRCVERCPQEAIDMFIDPQVSIAQAVSTIEPLVDIRKE; encoded by the coding sequence ATGATCAAGGTCGGATTTCAGCAGCGGTTCTTGATGGCCCGAATGACCCGCTTGCCCATCCTGGGCAGGGCCATGGAGTTCGTGTTCTTCGAGGAGGATAGGATGATCTACCTCCCCAAGGACACCGTGGCCATGTCCACTCGCGCGACCACGATAGAAGTGGTCAGGCCGGTCTCGCAGACCAACGTAGTCCTGCCATCGCAGGTGATAGACCATTTCCTTCAACAGTCAAGGTACATCTTCATCATGAACCACTGCATGTGCCGGCGCTCAAACCACTGCCAGCACTACCCTGAGGACCTGGGATGCGTGTTCCTGGGCGCAGGGGTCCTCAAGATCTCCCCGGCCATGGGGCATATGGCCACGGTGGAGGAGGCCATGGAACATATGCGCAAGGGAAGGGAGAGGGGACTGGTGCATCTGATCGGCCGCAACAAGATCGACAGTGTGTGGTTGAACACCGGGCCCAAGGAGGAGCTGCTATCGATATGCAATTGCTGCGAGTGCTGCTGCCTGTGGAAGATGCTCCCTCAGCTCTCCGGATCGATCAGCAGCGGGGTCATGCGCATGCCGGGCGTGTCCTTGACGGTGACCGATAGGTGCGTCGGCTGCGGTTCATGCGTGGAGGACGGGACGTGTTTCGTGGGCGCCATCACCTTAAGGGAGGGCAAAGCCGTCATCGATGACGGTCTGTGCAAGGGATGCGGCCGGTGCGTGGAGCGCTGTCCCCAGGAAGCGATCGACATGTTCATCGACCCCCAAGTCTCCATTGCCCAGGCGGTGAGCACCATCGAGCCCCTGGTGGATATTCGCAAGGAGTGA
- a CDS encoding universal stress protein, protein MNIIVGTDGKPHSEKAVEFSFAYAKAFRGTLYIMYIVSPKAQEDKDKNIKNGMRVLGRAKIRASEVGVDIATLLEAGEPQDTILLAAEKLDADCIILGSSGEKSGLAKIMGTSVSETIFKNANCTVVVVR, encoded by the coding sequence ATGAATATCATTGTAGGCACAGATGGAAAGCCACATTCCGAGAAAGCTGTCGAGTTCTCCTTTGCTTATGCCAAGGCTTTCCGTGGTACTCTGTACATCATGTACATAGTAAGTCCCAAGGCCCAAGAGGACAAGGATAAGAACATCAAGAACGGGATGAGGGTCCTGGGCCGTGCCAAGATAAGGGCCTCGGAAGTGGGCGTTGACATCGCCACATTGTTGGAGGCGGGGGAACCTCAGGACACCATCCTCTTGGCGGCCGAAAAGCTGGATGCTGACTGTATCATATTGGGCTCATCAGGAGAGAAGAGCGGGCTGGCCAAGATCATGGGCACCAGCGTTTCGGAGACCATCTTCAAGAATGCCAACTGCACGGTCGTCGTAGTTCGGTAA
- a CDS encoding ABC transporter ATP-binding protein, protein MSIIRCEGVVKTYVTGDITVQALKGITMEIEKGEMVAIMGPSGCGKTTLLNCLSGIDDVTSGKIYIEDQEITSMNDNSKTNFRARRMGFIFQFYNLLPVLTATENVELPLLIAGTPQQEARSKALELLDTVGLSQRADLRPNALSGGERQRVTIARALSNTPAIVWADEPTGDLDVRTSDDVVSLMRRLNKENGQTFIIVTHDPEVGARCDRIIHMRDGNIVTTNGNVEHIADEIGQLG, encoded by the coding sequence ATGTCGATCATCCGCTGCGAGGGGGTAGTCAAGACCTATGTCACCGGGGATATCACCGTCCAGGCCTTGAAGGGCATCACCATGGAGATAGAGAAGGGGGAGATGGTGGCCATAATGGGCCCCTCGGGCTGTGGCAAGACCACCCTCCTGAACTGTCTCTCGGGCATTGACGATGTTACCTCTGGCAAGATCTACATCGAGGACCAGGAGATCACCTCGATGAACGACAACTCCAAGACCAACTTCCGCGCCAGGCGGATGGGCTTCATATTCCAGTTCTATAATCTGCTGCCGGTGCTCACGGCCACCGAGAACGTGGAGCTCCCGCTCCTGATCGCCGGCACGCCCCAACAGGAGGCCCGCAGCAAGGCCTTGGAGCTTCTGGATACCGTGGGTCTGTCCCAGCGGGCCGATCTGCGCCCCAATGCCCTGTCCGGGGGCGAGAGGCAGAGGGTGACCATCGCCCGAGCTCTGTCCAATACACCGGCGATCGTTTGGGCCGACGAGCCCACCGGTGACCTGGACGTGCGGACCTCGGATGATGTGGTGTCGCTGATGCGGCGTCTCAACAAGGAGAACGGGCAGACTTTCATCATCGTGACCCATGACCCAGAGGTGGGCGCGAGGTGCGACCGCATCATACACATGCGGGATGGTAACATCGTCACCACCAACGGCAATGTGGAGCACATTGCCGACGAGATAGGTCAGCTGGGGTGA